A window of Ficedula albicollis isolate OC2 unplaced genomic scaffold, FicAlb1.5 N01027, whole genome shotgun sequence genomic DNA:
ATTAGAACTGCACAAGGCAGGGAtggcccagctcctgcagtaaAGGAACACAGCACTGGCATCAGCCACAGCCCTTGGATTCCAGGATTCTTCTTGGCTCTGGCCAGAGGCAGGTGGAGGTGCAAAACTCACCTAAAGGCATCCCTtcaggagaagaggagagacATGTTCTATCAACTTATCCCAAGCAGGCAGAGATATTTTCCCTCCAGAAATGGTTGCTTTTCCCCCTCAGAgttgttttcctcctccagcctcttcTGACCTGAACTGCCcagtttattatttaaatttctccCAGACTTAGTGATATGGAACAGTTCCATGTTTTAGGTGGTGTTTGGTGACTCTGGTCATACAtgcatggggggggggggggggggggggggggggggggggggggggggggggggggggggggggggggggggggggggggggggggggggggggggggggggggggggggggggggggggggggggggggggggggggggggggggggggggggggggggggggggggggggggggggggggggggggggggggggggggggggggggggggggggggggggggggggggggggggggggggggggggggggggggggggggggggggggggggggggggggggggggggggggggggggggggggggggggggggggggggggggggggggggggggggggggggggggggggggggggggaattctCAGTTgacaaaagaggaagaataaacACCTTGGTCATCCTCCATATACTGAGGTGGCTGTAGAGGTTCTCTGACCTCCCTCACAGGATCTTTACATGCATCCTTATCTCCTGAATGAGCAGGATTTCTAACAAGAGTGTAGATGTCAGAAAGGCAGGAATAGTGGTCAGGCCTGAAGAGAACATGAACTCCAGAAGTGTCTCTCACAAGGAGTGAACCCACACTGGAAGCCACCTGCAGAaccaggatggagctgtgggacagggctgggggtcaGTCACAATGGAAAGACAAAGGGGACACAGTAGAAGTGGAGGGAGGCCCTCAGCAGAGCCTTGAGAAGTGCCACACCTTCCCTGCCACACCTGCCTGAGAGGCTCTTGGAGCTTCAGTCCCAGATGGACCCTGATTGTACTGCCCGTGTCACTTTGGAATCTGTGGCTCCCCATGGGCAGAGAATGAcccaggaaaggagcagcacagtgctCTGGGAACGTGTGAGCCCATCACTCTTGGAGACCTGGCCCACAAATGCTGTCTGGGAAGTTGAAGCCCAtcttctcttgctttctgtGCAGGCCCTTCTGGAGAGAGAGAATGAGCAGATTGCTTTATCAGATGTGGCATGCCAGACTCAGGGAGTGCTGTTCCCAGCCCgagagcaggaagagcagctcaggcagcgagcagaggagcagcaggaggatggcCAGGTAAGCCTGGCTCAATGGGTGACAGAGTGAGGGGAGGAACAGGGGCATGAAACAGAGCTCTTGGGAGTGAGGAGGTCAGCAGTCCCACAGGCACTGAAAGCACAGAGCCTTGTAATGCACAGAGATCACTGCACTGGGACAGGAGGGTTGCAATGGAAGCAGAGGTGGGTAGTGTTATAGGTAATAAAATGGTCAAGCCGAATTAAGAATAatcaaaagaaaagatttttatttcatgacCAAAATACCGTCTTAGGCAGCCGCAGTCAAAATAGGGCAGCGCCGAGCCTGGGATCGGCGCCGGGTGAACACAGTGATCCGAACTCCATGGCTTCGGATCCCCCTATGTTCACAAACATCACCTCGGCTGGGTTGGTTTTATACAGGTTTTTTTCCGCCTGGGGCCGAGGTTCTTCTTTCCTTTCGTTTTTTCGCATGTTCATGTGGCTTTCTttctctgggctgggctgggcaaaACCATTTCTGGGAAGTGATGAATGTCGATGAGATGAACGCTGGTGTTAGTTTACAGCAATCCACTATTGAGATGTATTTCCCCTGACGATTCTGGTTATCTTGATGGGTGATACTTATCAAGTGTTCATCGCTTGGGTGTTTCCTGGACAGTCTCTGACAGGGCCCTTCTCCACTTGAGCTACTTCTGTTAACTTGCTAATTTAGATCTCTTTTCTTTGTCGCCAGCTCTGGTTTCTCAATCCTGTTAAGCTACCCAGCTGCCTGTgttctaaagattttttttttatatacaagCATGTTTTTTCCACATAAATTTCACACAAACAcgaattattttataatatatcTTACAGTAGGGAAGCAGAAAGAAGTGGCTGAATGAATTTGATTTTAAGgctgaaaggggaaaaagctgAACCTGgtggcagctccctgtgacTTGCTCTGCATTTGTGTGTACAGAACATCAAGGCAGAGCCACAAGCAGAGCTGCCCAAAGCTCAGATTGCCATCATGACAGTGAAGAGGAGGAACAAGGAAGACATGAGAATAATTCAATATCACCGGAGTCTCCATCGACAGAGGGGTGATCAAGAAAACCAGGTGAAGGTAAGAGTGGCAGACACTCCACTCATGAAACTTTCTGTCTCTTGTTCTTGAGGGctggcttttcttcttcccattgCTAAGAAGCACTTAGCAATGGCTAAGTACTTGAGACAGGAGAGGGGGAACTCCTCTGGTTTTTGGGAGTTTTTCTCTCAGAGGGATACACATACCggacaggggctggagcagttGTGGATCTTTTTGCTCTGGCTCTTTGGCATCAGAGAGGGCTTTTTGCTCTGGCTCTTTGGCATCAGATCTTTTTGCTCTGGCTCTTTGGCATCAGAGAGGGATGGCCAGGCTGTCTCTTACTGTGGGGAGAAATCACTGGCACATGAGGGAcctatcaccatctgctggtGTGCTCCTGGAATCCTGAACTtggcctctccctgccctgctcagagccaggccCTGCTGGCCCCACACTGCTGTTTGTTCACTATTGCTCTGGGTTTCTCCACGCGGTACCCgcaccctcctgcctgcccaagACATTCTGCAGCTACCGCCATCCACCACCCTGGGATTTCCTGCTCgttcctgctggctgtgacagTAACTGCACCAAAGGGGAAAGTGCCCACGGCCCAGAGGACTGTTACTGCTTCCTGGTTctgtttgttattaattccaGAGTTGCTTTGTTTGCcttgtgggggggggggggggggggggggggggggggggggggggtattcatactagtaaagaactgtaGGGGGGGGTTCCTATgcccatatctttgcctgagagccccttaatttcaaaattataataattagagggagagggtttacattctccagtCCaggggaggctcctgccttccctagcaaacacctgtctttcaaatcGAGACACTTGTTCTTTACAGAACTTTaaggagaagctgcaggcagagctgcaggaagctgagGCTCGGCTCAAGGCAAAGGAGAAGAGGctggaggaagaaatgaaaatcgTCAAAGAGAAAATTCATCATCTCCTTAGGAAGCAAGAGGCTCTAGAAAATCGAGTGAGTGAAAGAGTAATAGCCACTGCAGTCACCAAAGTGGTGCTTTCTGCCCTCCTTgcctttcctctgcagagcagcgGGGCTGGGGTGCTGCCTCTGAGTGCCATCCTGCTTTGGTCCCTATGACAGCTGCTCTTAAGGACACTTCCTGGGCTGCTGAATCTCAGTTGCTGCCCTGGACACTGGAAGTAGTCCTTTGGCCTCTTGGTCAGCAGTCCTCCAAATGGATTCCTGATGGCCGGTTCCTGATCTCCTTGTTTCTTGAGGTGTTTTGCAGGTGAACATGGTAACCCAGACGGATCTTGAAACAAGCTCTCTGTATCTGTTGTGAATCTGgtcctctccctttcctcacAGTCAATGACTCTTGGCTGACAGGGACAAGCTGTAGTCTCTGACTGCTTTGTTCTGCTTGACTTGAGGTGAAAGTGTTGACATCTCACCTGCCAGCCTGCAAAGACTTCCAGGAAATGACCAGAAACAAAGAGACCCGTGGTCGGTGTGAGGCAGGGGAGCTGTCCCAGTCGGATATGCTGCAGGTTTGGAACATCCTGaagatgctgcaggaaaagagaaCTCAGTGGGAAGAGGCAGAACACTTGAACAAGGAGCTGCAGTGATTATTGTGTGCTGCCTTTGCCTTGAGAATAAAGAGCATGGTCTTCCTGAGAAGGTAGCTGGAATGCATTCAAGGGGAAGAAAGTGGTTTGACGAGGCTCTTGACCATCAGAGGAGAATTTGAGGAACGGACTGTTCCCCAAATGACCAGCAGAGACCCTCAAAAGACCTCTACTCTCCTGTCAATAACTTCTGAGAAGTGATTGAAATATGTCAAATAATTTGGGGAAATGTTGAGCCTGTGAGTTTCAACACAGTAATAAGTGGGTCTTAGTTCCATGGATAGAAACTAGTAGGTGAGATTTCTGAGTGAGCACATGTTAGAAAAGTGATTCCCCAAGCACCCAGTGCTGAAATAAAGTAATGCCTCCTTTCTCACACTCACCTGGCAGTGGGGTTGGGCCCTGGTGTGTAACTTTCATTGTAGTCACTTCGattgaaagctgaaaattaaatcttttccagctgtttccctcTGGTTTATCTTTTTGGGGCCcaaagctctgtgctgcaggtggcctgggtgtgtgcagagcagtgcagcccCCACAAACCCCTCGGTTTTCCCACAAGTGGTCATaacctgtccccaggtgtgcccagctgtggcagcagcaggaccccaCAGCGCAGTGGGCACCGTGCCCTGCCCAGACGGGGCTCTGTgcgcagagcagcagcagcgccagcACCTTTCAACCCGCTCCTGCCTTGGCTTCACCTGGCAGACAGAAGCCTCTGGGAATCAGCACCGCCAGTCACGTTCccagcttggagcagctcctgctggcgGGCAGATCCTGCAGTTCTACTTCCATAGAGGATACAGGAATAAAGACAGAGGTAGAGACACATGCACAAAAGCCCTGGGCTTGTCCAAATAGACAAATGTGAGGGAACGCATTAGTAATTATTACAGCCGTTATGCCACTATTGCCTTCTCTCCTGCCCTGTTCTCTCTTCacattccctttccttttccctttcacaTTTCCACCTGTTCCCACTCGCAATTCTCACAGTTTTCTGGTCATGTTTCCCTCCCAAATTTTACTCATTTCCCCCACCCTTGTCTGGTCGCTTTCCTCACACTTTTCATCTCACATTTTGTG
This region includes:
- the LOC101806468 gene encoding caldesmon-like — encoded protein: MIEQLIAAICTLYGVGYSGYYLSNLGCHLRRVFRDAARESTEPTADSPLVPTAPGAEAKDEAKDDHKPPAVLTAQPEYSELALLERENEQIALSDVACQTQGVLFPAREQEEQLRQRAEEQQEDGQNIKAEPQAELPKAQIAIMTVKRRNKEDMRIIQYHRSLHRQRGDQENQVKNFKEKLQAELQEAEARLKAKEKRLEEEMKIVKEKIHHLLRKQEALENRVKVLTSHLPACKDFQEMTRNKETRGRCEAGELSQSDMLQVWNILKMLQEKRTQWEEAEHLNKELQ